A genomic stretch from Candidatus Nitrotoga arctica includes:
- a CDS encoding NAD(P)H-dependent oxidoreductase, protein MKVLVILGHPRSPSLCSALANAYENGALAAGMEIEKIDLGAIDFDLDVHPVSPRDQPLEPDLERALQLITWADHVAFIYPAWWGVGPARLKGFFDRILLPGFAFRERDDGRFEGLLTGKTAHLITTLDMPPWVYRFIYRAPGHNAMKRSALGFCGITTTRILALGPVKDSEPVQRAQWLEQSRGLGFSLKNGALSYIDRITTKLKAWLKALRLQFYPMTWMAYTVGALGAAAASGNWNPWVYWLGYACLFFLEAATVFTNDWFDYESDRCNRNFGPFTGGSRVLVDKNLSFSELRVGIVMSLMAAAACTGLLVDYLAGNSAVPIVILIMTVLGLGYTAPPLKLAWRGLGELNVAVTHSFGVILCGYIFQGGGWNSPFPWLISLPLLLAVMPAIILSGIPDFEADKQAGKRTLVVRLGLGWTTLLVLVLAAAAPLVVILIKDQPALRGSFQGLLPWVLPHVCLLGFLLYRAWRQQRLCGRIDGLMVASLTYIIWFGLVPLLHLK, encoded by the coding sequence ATGAAGGTACTTGTGATCTTGGGACATCCACGTAGCCCCAGCCTATGTTCCGCCCTTGCAAACGCCTATGAAAATGGCGCGCTAGCGGCTGGTATGGAAATTGAGAAGATAGATTTGGGGGCGATCGACTTCGACCTTGACGTACATCCGGTTTCGCCGCGGGATCAGCCACTGGAACCTGATCTGGAACGTGCCTTGCAGCTCATCACGTGGGCAGATCATGTGGCTTTTATCTATCCTGCCTGGTGGGGAGTAGGACCAGCTCGACTTAAAGGATTTTTCGATCGGATACTGTTACCGGGATTTGCTTTCAGAGAACGTGACGACGGCCGCTTCGAGGGCTTGCTGACCGGCAAGACGGCCCATCTCATCACCACGTTAGATATGCCGCCTTGGGTATATCGATTCATCTACCGCGCCCCCGGTCACAATGCCATGAAGCGATCCGCGTTAGGCTTCTGTGGTATCACTACTACCCGCATTCTTGCGCTAGGTCCAGTAAAAGACTCCGAGCCGGTTCAACGAGCCCAGTGGCTGGAGCAAAGTCGAGGACTCGGTTTTTCCCTAAAGAATGGGGCCTTAAGCTATATCGATCGTATTACTACTAAGCTGAAAGCATGGCTCAAGGCGTTACGGCTCCAATTTTATCCGATGACCTGGATGGCTTACACGGTCGGCGCATTGGGCGCGGCCGCGGCAAGTGGAAACTGGAACCCATGGGTCTACTGGCTGGGTTATGCCTGTCTATTCTTTCTGGAAGCAGCCACGGTATTTACCAATGATTGGTTCGACTATGAAAGCGACCGTTGCAACCGCAATTTCGGCCCCTTTACTGGCGGCTCTCGGGTACTTGTGGATAAAAATCTAAGCTTCAGTGAACTACGTGTAGGCATCGTAATGTCATTGATGGCCGCCGCAGCCTGTACCGGCTTGCTTGTGGATTATCTTGCAGGCAACAGTGCTGTACCTATTGTAATTCTCATAATGACCGTGTTAGGGCTGGGTTATACGGCGCCTCCCCTGAAGCTCGCCTGGCGTGGGTTGGGAGAACTCAATGTAGCTGTCACCCACAGCTTTGGTGTAATACTGTGCGGCTATATATTCCAAGGTGGAGGCTGGAACAGCCCCTTTCCTTGGCTCATTAGCCTGCCGCTGCTTCTGGCGGTAATGCCGGCAATCATCCTCTCAGGTATCCCCGACTTCGAGGCAGATAAACAAGCTGGCAAGCGCACCTTGGTAGTACGCTTGGGATTAGGCTGGACAACACTGCTAGTTCTAGTTCTGGCCGCAGCGGCGCCATTGGTCGTGATACTTATCAAAGATCAGCCGGCTTTGCGCGGGAGCTTTCAAGGATTGCTACCGTGGGTACTTCCCCATGTTTGTCTACTCGGATTTCTGCTTTACCGTGCCTGGAGACAACAACGGCTATGCGGCCGCATTGATGGACTGATGGTGGCATCGCTGACCTATATCATTTGGTTTGGATTAGTTCCCTTGTTGCATTTAAAATGA
- a CDS encoding chlorite dismutase family protein yields the protein MKRLSIRNLHVSLVAGIIAAMTMQTASVAAPQSATDTITIERSKILTQPGVFGVFTMFKLRPEWNKVPATERMDSAAEVAKLIEKHKDNVLVDLYLTRGLETNSDFFFRINAYDLAKAQTFMREFRSTTIGKNADVFDTLVGVTKPLNYITKAKSPELNAGLSAATYIGDAPRYVIVIPVKKNAEWWNLSFEQRLKEMETHTVPTLPYLVNVKRKLYHSTGLDDIDFITYFETNDLIAFNNLLISLASVPENKYHVRWGNPTTLGTILSPENVIKALSE from the coding sequence ATGAAACGTTTGTCAATTCGCAACCTCCATGTAAGCCTTGTTGCTGGAATCATCGCAGCCATGACGATGCAAACGGCATCTGTTGCCGCGCCGCAGTCGGCAACGGACACAATAACGATAGAGCGATCCAAGATTCTTACCCAGCCGGGTGTTTTTGGCGTATTTACGATGTTTAAACTGCGGCCAGAATGGAACAAGGTGCCTGCAACTGAGCGAATGGATAGCGCTGCTGAAGTAGCAAAACTGATCGAAAAACATAAAGATAATGTGCTGGTGGATCTTTATCTGACTCGCGGTCTGGAAACAAACTCCGACTTTTTCTTCCGTATAAATGCTTATGATCTCGCTAAGGCGCAGACATTCATGCGTGAGTTCCGGTCGACAACCATCGGTAAAAACGCTGACGTTTTCGATACACTGGTAGGCGTGACGAAGCCCTTAAACTACATCACAAAAGCCAAGTCACCCGAACTTAATGCCGGCCTCAGTGCAGCAACGTATATTGGCGACGCGCCTCGCTACGTTATCGTTATCCCCGTGAAGAAAAACGCAGAGTGGTGGAATCTATCATTTGAGCAACGGCTAAAGGAAATGGAGACCCATACCGTGCCAACACTTCCCTATCTGGTCAACGTCAAGCGCAAGCTCTATCACTCTACAGGGCTGGACGATATCGATTTCATCACTTACTTTGAGACCAACGATTTAATTGCCTTCAACAACTTATTAATCTCTCTCGCCTCAGTACCGGAGAACAAATATCACGTACGCTGGGGCAATCCAACCACACTCGGTACTATTCTCAGCCCGGAAAATGTTATCAAGGCTCTTTCTGAATAG